The following nucleotide sequence is from Mangifera indica cultivar Alphonso chromosome 17, CATAS_Mindica_2.1, whole genome shotgun sequence.
aattttaaatgaaattttcaatgaaGAAGTGAAATTGCAACCAGGGCACAGAAAAGGCTAGGATCAAATATGCATTTATTTTGTTCTCTTGGTGATCACAGTATAATCCCTAAAGTTTTGGCTACTGTTGTATAAACCCcctaaaaagactattttaattaattacccaaaaaaCACCAATGAAATCAAGATCTTGTTGCTTCTCTTGATTCAGTCAAGAAAACATCACATTCAAACAATTAGTATTGTGGTGTTATTCATAATGAGatcattttgatgaaaaataaattccaGTAGCCTACTTTTAGCCTGATGCCTAATAATTTCCAATCCAAGAACTGAAGAGTTTCTTCCTAGCCAGAGACAGTCAGTGATCCAACAGTTATAttggaaaatataaatgaataggCGAGAACTGCATTCTAGAAGAAATACAATTCTAAAATTCTTCCATCATCATAAGAATGGCAAATGctagtcataaatttaaatgatgattGACAATGTTATGCTAAGAGCAACCCAATGGGTTAAGGTGGGCATTCATTTGATCGTACAGAGATGATCAATGCCAAAGCTTCATGCAGAACCCAGCAGGCACAACTGATGATCTCTTGCTTGAGATGCAATCTGAAAAGGTATCCACAAGTTGATCTGCTAGAGATACTGGATCTTCAGCAAAGGTATCGATAAACACTTTCACAATCCTTACCTCCTGTGAGGTTGCTCTCAAGCTGTACCAAGTCAAGAATTTCTGCCTGAAGTTCCTTTCTATATGTCCCTCACACTCTAACCATCTAATCACCTTCACACAGTGCTCAAAGTCCCTGTCTGTAGACTCCTCGTCCTGCCTTTCAGCAATCCTCTTCCTTGATGTGCTATTATCTTGGGGCCCATCTTCTTTGCCAATCCCATTTCCCATATCCTTGTTGCTTGATTTAGACCTTGCATTCCTTCCCTGTCCATCCTTAAGTATTTCTATCTTGCAGGGAGTAATCGGCAAACTAGCCTCTGAGGTACCTACATATGGCACACATTCCATGCCAGTTAGCCCTGGGTTGCCTAACCCATTATCCGTGCTCATCTCATCAATGAGTTGGCCATCTGGTGGGAGCTTCTTCTCGAGCTTTCGAACATCAGAATCAGGCACAGAGCCATCTATGTTGATAATACGCTCTTCTTCCAACAGAGAAACTGCATCTGCCGGAGTTGCTCCTTCAACCAGAATGGCACAGTCAACAGCATCATCAGATAACATAGCAGAAGCTACTTTATCAGTGTCCTTGCAGTAAGTAAAATAATTGTTCACTCGATCATCATTTTGGTCCATGGCTGGAGTGATATTGGTTTCATCTTCAACAGATGACGGATTAGACAGGCTGCTACAGTTAGTAGCCGGGCTGTGACTTCTTTCCAATAATGAGCAGTTTGTTACATCATCCCTGACACAGCCGGATGAGAACCAAACTTCACATTTACCCAACTCTGTAGTACCAATTGAGGAAACAACTTTGAACTGATACTCAGTAGCTGGAGTAAGTCCTGTGATGACAAACCTTGGATTTGCTGCAAACAATGTACAAGTAGGTCTAAGTGGATAGTCTTCATGAGCTTTCCGATGCCATAAGCTGTAAGAAACATTTGTACCAAGTGAAGGATCTTCCGAACCCAATACCACCGTTAGAGATGTTGCACAAACATCTTCAACACTAACCATGTTGGAAATCAAATTTGGATCTGAAAAATAATGGAAGGTTTTTAGAATCAATGCAGTGAGAAACTAATAATGTTGACTAATCAACAAAAAACCTCATGGGATCTCCATCATTCCAACATTAAGAAGGCCACATGTGTGACAAGGCGATGAGATAACCAACAAGTGTATTTTCTAATATGAttattaagaatttaaaaaaaaatttcttatacCTGTCATTTGTTTCTCATTCAAAATCCCTTTGTCTGGTCTGAGTAaaaatattgatgatgatgttgGGAAAAGTATACAACACAACAAAAATTACCTTTTATTGCAGGATTGGGCAAGCTGGTGTTGGAAATCATTTCCTCCAATGCTTGCAGAGCACATGCACAGAGTTTCTGAATTTCGGGTCCTGAAGAAAGCCTGTTTACAATACCCCTACCCATCTTCACAGGTAAACCAGTTAATGGACCCACTTCAGCTTCAAGCATCTTGACAGCATCTTCAACAATCGTAGAGAGATTTTTGTACTTGTCAGTCCCACTGAGAAGTTTTTGGCCCAAGGAGACACGATAACACAGTATGTCCACCCGTCTAGTATCCTTCGCTAACATTAGTTGTTTTCTCCAGCATCTAGACAAATTTAAAACATCAATCACAATGAGATTAAACTTTGAGGTCGTTGAGTTTGCAGAAAATAAGTATCATTAAAGGCAATCAGCATATgttatgtaataatttaaatcaaattttatgatatgaGACTGTatttaaaacaatgtcattttcaaCATATGACATCGGCAGATACCATTGGGGACAATTAATGTAATTCGAAAGAAAGCATAACCATCATTTCTACTACAATGCAATGATTTAAGGCAAAATCTAAGAAAGAAGGTGAAGAAGTAAATAAGGACAAATAAGGAAAACAAACTAAAAACCTAATAACTGAGAACAAAATTGTTCAAGAGAATGTAGCATGGCAAACACTTCAGCAGAGCCTGCCACAGGCTTGTTCAACTTAACATGAATTTCACAAGACTAGTATGATTTGACTGATCTTAAAAGCTTTCTGCCACATTAAATCGTTAAAACTCTGGCAGTTTCCTGTCCCAAGCAGATATCAACATCAAACATCAAACACACTgggtgaaagaaaaataattacataaaataattacCCAAGTAAATCATTGACTTTTCCACATGCCACACAGTAAAAGCTCCCATCAAGTCCTGGGAAGCATCTACCATTTCCAATTCCAGATCTTTCATTTTTCAAGGCACACTCCAAATGGCAAGACATGCCACATGACTCCCCTACAAATGGAGGTTCTGAGCTGCAAATTAACCACAGGCTAGGATCCTTGTTGTCATCATACTGATGACAGATGCAGCAAGAACACCTCTTGCAAAATGCATCTTGTACTCTTAAGGTAGCCCTGCAAGCCAAGTTTTTGCAGTATATAGCATTAACTATGTCATTGCTACCATTGTTGATAGCAGGTTCATTCACAGGAACAGGGAACCGAGAAGGGTTTTCAGTTTTCCTCTGCCTCTTCGATGTTTTctgtgaggaagaagaagaagacagtgGTTCAGCTTCAGTTTTCACCTCATGTTCCGCTGAATTCTTTTCAGAAACAAGCTTCAAAAggttttctataattttcaaCTTAGTCAAGCCAGTgtatttcctttcttttcccaACTCTGCACATAGGATCTGTAAAATCTCCTGACGGGTCCATGACTGTAGCATTTCAGAGGCACCATGTGATCTCTTAGATAATGCATAAACCAATTCCCTCTTTTCCTCTATACTCATCTTACTGCATTTTGATGGATCAACTGCAACTCCTACAGCAAGGGAAAGGGAAAAGGTTAACTAACTCATCACAGACCACAAAAGATTTTGAACAAAagtgaaaaggaaaaggaaacaTAAGAAAAGGCATCATGTTCTGTTGAGAAACAATTGTAGTGATGAAATACCATTAAAGTTGGCATAAAAATTCTCATAAACCTAGAATTAATGATATCTCTCTTGACATGTCATGAGAGAGATAAAACAGAAACTTAATGATATGCCAAGTAAGGACACTTAACCAATCGACATGCAATCCAAACTACAGTCAAAACTTCTTTAATAGCAGCCACTTGAAAGACTCATTTGAAAAACTCTGTCCAAATTATCTATTcattatactaaaaaaaaattaaaaaaaactaaattcaagtACAAGGTatgcaaaaatttaaaactaatggTTGACTAAAGTTAAAAAAGGCATTCCCAACCACATCAACTAATGTAGAAATTTTCACAGGTTGCgctaattaaaataggtaaaggAGCCTAATGTAGATTTCTTGATAAATGAGAATAACATAACTATATTTGACTTTGATACAACTCCGCTAGAAGGATCTATATAATATGGAGAAGACATCACTAGgaatacaaaatcaaatttagaaCTGCTAAGCAGCCTAGAAATTCACCCACCAAAATATAACTTTACAAACCACAATCTTAACTTGTTGAATAGCATAAAGAACTTGATGCTCTAAAACTTGACATCTAACAAC
It contains:
- the LOC123200776 gene encoding VIN3-like protein 2 isoform X1, with amino-acid sequence MSMDSSSFEGVAVDPSKCSKMSIEEKRELVYALSKRSHGASEMLQSWTRQEILQILCAELGKERKYTGLTKLKIIENLLKLVSEKNSAEHEVKTEAEPLSSSSSSQKTSKRQRKTENPSRFPVPVNEPAINNGSNDIVNAIYCKNLACRATLRVQDAFCKRCSCCICHQYDDNKDPSLWLICSSEPPFVGESCGMSCHLECALKNERSGIGNGRCFPGLDGSFYCVACGKVNDLLGCWRKQLMLAKDTRRVDILCYRVSLGQKLLSGTDKYKNLSTIVEDAVKMLEAEVGPLTGLPVKMGRGIVNRLSSGPEIQKLCACALQALEEMISNTSLPNPAIKDPNLISNMVSVEDVCATSLTVVLGSEDPSLGTNVSYSLWHRKAHEDYPLRPTCTLFAANPRFVITGLTPATEYQFKVVSSIGTTELGKCEVWFSSGCVRDDVTNCSLLERSHSPATNCSSLSNPSSVEDETNITPAMDQNDDRVNNYFTYCKDTDKVASAMLSDDAVDCAILVEGATPADAVSLLEEERIINIDGSVPDSDVRKLEKKLPPDGQLIDEMSTDNGLGNPGLTGMECVPYVGTSEASLPITPCKIEILKDGQGRNARSKSSNKDMGNGIGKEDGPQDNSTSRKRIAERQDEESTDRDFEHCVKVIRWLECEGHIERNFRQKFLTWYSLRATSQEVRIVKVFIDTFAEDPVSLADQLVDTFSDCISSKRSSVVPAGFCMKLWH
- the LOC123200776 gene encoding VIN3-like protein 2 isoform X2, whose protein sequence is MSIEEKRELVYALSKRSHGASEMLQSWTRQEILQILCAELGKERKYTGLTKLKIIENLLKLVSEKNSAEHEVKTEAEPLSSSSSSQKTSKRQRKTENPSRFPVPVNEPAINNGSNDIVNAIYCKNLACRATLRVQDAFCKRCSCCICHQYDDNKDPSLWLICSSEPPFVGESCGMSCHLECALKNERSGIGNGRCFPGLDGSFYCVACGKVNDLLGCWRKQLMLAKDTRRVDILCYRVSLGQKLLSGTDKYKNLSTIVEDAVKMLEAEVGPLTGLPVKMGRGIVNRLSSGPEIQKLCACALQALEEMISNTSLPNPAIKDPNLISNMVSVEDVCATSLTVVLGSEDPSLGTNVSYSLWHRKAHEDYPLRPTCTLFAANPRFVITGLTPATEYQFKVVSSIGTTELGKCEVWFSSGCVRDDVTNCSLLERSHSPATNCSSLSNPSSVEDETNITPAMDQNDDRVNNYFTYCKDTDKVASAMLSDDAVDCAILVEGATPADAVSLLEEERIINIDGSVPDSDVRKLEKKLPPDGQLIDEMSTDNGLGNPGLTGMECVPYVGTSEASLPITPCKIEILKDGQGRNARSKSSNKDMGNGIGKEDGPQDNSTSRKRIAERQDEESTDRDFEHCVKVIRWLECEGHIERNFRQKFLTWYSLRATSQEVRIVKVFIDTFAEDPVSLADQLVDTFSDCISSKRSSVVPAGFCMKLWH